The following proteins are encoded in a genomic region of Nocardioides renjunii:
- a CDS encoding LOG family protein, translated as MLHSRGRVLDVTSLDDLDRRLAEGVRSLAGWRVLRLDLTARGPALLERSLAQSLFLGCEFAEGEDDAVRRAGGVVLHAIPDVPVDPYRAGLYSPAELYDAPRYEDTLDARAYAWSRRGAGPEDALAMALHDHHVDAALGEWVAGREVVGVMGGHALERGSEAYADAARLGHTLAARLTVATGGGPGAMEAANLGAFVPGDASGQASAALDAALAAVARVPSFRPDIGAWARVALDVVEATAGGRASLGIPTWHYGHEPPNPFATAIAKFFRNAPREALLLEVCTAGIVFLPGAGGTVQEVFQDACENYYADRTSVAPMVLVGRRHWTEDLPVWPLLQALARGRSMEPHVHLVDSVEEAVAVVVAEVTRRVGG; from the coding sequence GTGCTGCACTCCCGTGGACGCGTCCTCGACGTCACCTCCCTCGACGACCTCGACCGTCGGCTGGCCGAGGGCGTGCGGTCGCTGGCCGGCTGGCGGGTGCTGCGCCTCGACCTCACCGCGCGCGGCCCCGCCCTGCTCGAGCGGTCGCTGGCGCAGTCGCTGTTCCTCGGCTGCGAGTTCGCCGAGGGCGAGGACGACGCCGTACGTCGCGCCGGCGGGGTGGTGCTGCACGCGATCCCCGACGTCCCGGTCGACCCCTACCGGGCGGGCCTCTACTCCCCCGCCGAGCTCTACGACGCACCCCGCTACGAGGACACCCTCGACGCCCGGGCCTACGCCTGGTCCCGGCGCGGTGCCGGACCCGAGGACGCGCTCGCCATGGCGCTGCACGACCACCACGTCGACGCCGCCCTCGGCGAGTGGGTCGCCGGACGCGAGGTCGTCGGCGTCATGGGCGGCCACGCGCTGGAGCGCGGCAGCGAGGCGTACGCCGACGCGGCGCGGCTCGGCCACACCCTGGCCGCGCGGCTGACGGTCGCCACGGGCGGCGGACCCGGGGCGATGGAGGCCGCCAACCTCGGCGCGTTCGTGCCGGGGGACGCATCGGGTCAGGCGTCCGCCGCGCTCGACGCCGCGCTGGCGGCGGTCGCGCGGGTGCCGTCGTTCCGACCCGACATCGGCGCTTGGGCCCGGGTCGCGCTGGACGTCGTCGAGGCGACGGCCGGCGGCCGGGCGTCGCTCGGCATCCCGACCTGGCACTACGGCCACGAGCCGCCGAACCCCTTCGCCACGGCGATCGCGAAGTTCTTCCGCAACGCCCCGCGCGAGGCGCTGCTGCTCGAAGTGTGCACAGCCGGCATCGTGTTCCTCCCGGGAGCCGGCGGCACGGTGCAGGAGGTCTTCCAGGACGCCTGCGAGAACTACTACGCCGACCGGACGTCCGTGGCGCCCATGGTGCTGGTCGGCCGCCGCCACTGGACCGAGGACCTTCCCGTGTGGCCGCTGCTGCAGGCGCTGGCGCGCGGACGGTCGATGGAGCCCCACGTCCACCTCGTCGACAGCGTCGAGGAGGCCGTGGCGGTGGTGGTGGCGGAGGTCACCCGGCGCGTCGGCGGCTGA